In Amycolatopsis jiangsuensis, the following proteins share a genomic window:
- a CDS encoding glutathionylspermidine synthase family protein, producing MYRDRKQPRRDWQRTVEEQGLVYGTPARDGAGKARPYWDESVHYVFDMDEVLSIEADVELLHSMCLEAVDNVVTTEGYRRFGIPEWVWPHIAESWKRQDPHVYGRFDLRYDGKSPAKLLEYNADTPTTLLEASVVQWHWKTEVFPDDDQWNSVHEKLVERWGEIGEKLPSKELHFTWSSADPSGEDHVTTAYLQETAAEAGLDTVGLSIEEIGWDPVLKRFVDLEEAQMATVVKLYPWEWVVDEEFGRFAVETMPRTLWVEPLWKMLLSNKALLAVLWENYPGHPNLLPAFTDDPGLLTEYVRKPKLGREGANVQIVATGYETQTDGVYGAEGFVYQAFDPLPEFDGYRPALGAWIVGDSSAGLGIRETSGLVTDDGAAFVPHRIRES from the coding sequence GTGTACCGGGACCGCAAGCAGCCGCGCCGGGACTGGCAGCGGACCGTCGAGGAGCAGGGCCTGGTGTACGGCACCCCGGCCCGCGACGGAGCAGGGAAGGCCCGGCCGTACTGGGACGAGTCGGTGCACTACGTCTTCGACATGGACGAGGTGCTGTCCATCGAGGCCGACGTCGAGCTGCTGCACTCGATGTGCCTGGAGGCCGTCGACAACGTCGTGACCACCGAGGGTTACCGGCGCTTCGGCATCCCGGAGTGGGTGTGGCCGCACATCGCCGAATCGTGGAAGCGGCAGGACCCGCACGTGTACGGCCGGTTCGACCTGCGTTACGACGGCAAGTCGCCGGCCAAGCTGCTGGAGTACAACGCGGACACGCCGACCACGCTGCTCGAGGCGTCGGTGGTGCAGTGGCACTGGAAGACCGAGGTGTTCCCGGACGACGACCAGTGGAACTCGGTGCACGAGAAGCTGGTGGAGCGCTGGGGCGAGATCGGCGAGAAGCTGCCGTCGAAGGAGCTGCACTTCACCTGGTCCTCGGCCGACCCCTCCGGTGAGGACCACGTGACCACCGCGTACCTGCAGGAGACCGCGGCCGAGGCCGGGCTCGACACGGTGGGCCTGTCGATCGAGGAGATCGGCTGGGATCCGGTGCTCAAGCGCTTCGTGGATCTCGAAGAAGCGCAGATGGCCACGGTCGTGAAGCTGTACCCGTGGGAATGGGTGGTCGACGAGGAGTTCGGCCGCTTCGCGGTGGAGACCATGCCGCGCACGCTGTGGGTCGAGCCGCTGTGGAAGATGCTGCTGTCGAACAAGGCGCTGCTCGCGGTGCTGTGGGAGAACTACCCCGGGCACCCGAACCTGCTGCCCGCGTTCACCGACGACCCCGGCCTGCTCACCGAGTACGTGCGCAAGCCGAAGCTGGGCCGCGAGGGCGCGAACGTGCAGATCGTGGCCACCGGCTACGAGACCCAGACCGACGGCGTCTACGGCGCCGAGGGGTTCGTCTACCAGGCGTTCGACCCGCTGCCGGAGTTCGACGGCTACCGCCCCGCGCTGGGTGCCTGGATCGTCGGCGACTCCTCGGCCGGGCTCGGCATCCGGGAGACCAGCGGGCTGGTCACCGACGACGGCGCGGCGTTCGTCCCCCACCGGATCCGCGAGTCGTGA
- a CDS encoding DUF350 domain-containing protein, protein MTSTLALSDTFGTDLVRGIGAILLYGVVGLLLMFAGFYAIDFTTPGKLSKLVTRGLPNAVIVTASGLLSMAFIVVVAIFNSASDLTEGLITSLVYGLIGVIVQVLAVRLLEWATRIDVGSTIESEKFAPASVVVAAAHLGLGLVVAVAIS, encoded by the coding sequence GTGACCTCGACTCTTGCGTTGTCCGACACGTTCGGCACCGACCTCGTGCGGGGGATCGGCGCGATCCTGCTGTACGGCGTGGTCGGCCTGCTGTTGATGTTCGCCGGGTTCTACGCGATCGACTTCACCACGCCGGGGAAGCTGTCGAAGCTGGTCACCCGCGGTCTGCCGAACGCGGTGATCGTGACCGCGTCCGGACTGCTGTCGATGGCGTTCATCGTGGTGGTGGCGATCTTCAACTCGGCGAGCGATCTCACCGAGGGCCTGATCACCTCGCTGGTCTACGGCCTGATCGGGGTGATCGTGCAGGTGCTCGCGGTACGGCTGCTGGAGTGGGCGACCCGCATCGACGTCGGCTCGACCATCGAGAGCGAGAAGTTCGCCCCGGCGAGCGTCGTGGTCGCCGCCGCGCACCTGGGCCTCGGCCTCGTGGTGGCCGTGGCGATTTCGTGA